The genomic stretch ctccaTTCGGTGATgtgatcaaaataataataaaaaattacattATGCCCTAATTCTAGCTTTGTCAAGCATGTCCCCGACATAGTTTTACAAGGTTCGTTGCATCCTGAATCGAACAGACTCGAAACTTCTCAATATCACACTTTGACAGACAAACTTATAGATCCGAATCAAAATCACAATTGGACACATAGACTATGCTTTCACAAGTTGTCTTTTTTTGCCCCCTTTAATAGATATGAATGTCATAACAATCTGGTTTGCATGGTTCAAGCAACAAGCAAACCATAAAAACATTTCTTTTATAATGAATTTGCGAAGCATCATCTTCCTCATTACAAGTTTGTTCTCACCGTTCAATATAGATCAACAGGAGCCTGCATATGTACAGTAATGCCTGCAAGTTTGTGTGATTGCCTGTATATAGAATTCGATGAAAAGCCTCCGGACAATGTAAGTTGATCCGCGGTTGGAAAGAAATCAATTCTCTTTCTGCACTTGTAGTCTCTGAATCAAGTCATGGTACTTGGGGAAGAATGTCTTCTGGAAATTTAAGTACATAAAATAAGGCAGCAGAGCTGAAACAACAACAAGCAGAATGACCAGCCAATAAAGAGGACTCGAGGCACAGGCTTCCCGGAAAACCCAGTATGCGGTTGTGGATATCGTCGATGGGAACGAACCATAAACTACAAGAAACATATACCAAAATATGATGCTTCCCCAGATGACGCAATGTTGGATCCATGTAAAGTAGCTGAGGTAGATCGCTAATTGGCAGTTCACTGTCCACACGATGCAGGTGTACATTGTTACTCCCAGGATTTCATAGGCTGCGACATGACCATCTTGTCGGAATGCTTGGTGAAAGATGGCATGGGTTGTGAAGTAATAGATTACGAGGGCATTGCAAACTCCATTAATCATCCAACCTAGTATACGAGGCCAGCTGAAGAAAATGTTCTGAACACCATCCTGATGCAACTTAGGGAACTGCAAAAATGATGAAGATGTAAGTGTACGAAATGGCAAAATATGTATGTGGAGATCATATGAAAAATAAGAGAAACAGGGTGCCAGAATCTTCTCAAACACTTGTTATATTAGGATGGATTAAATCAGTAAGGAACCCAGCAGGTCAAAGTTGAATGGCCTAACTATTAAGGATGGATCATGAAAAATTATAAGCAATTTGAATTATGAATTCAACAGTCACAAAAGAGAACATCCCATGccagtatttttatattttcaattctCATTTGTCCTCTGGTGCAGGTGGGTTTGCAGATAAAATGAAAACAAATCCTTCTAGCTGTGACTATTTGATGTTGGACCTTTCTAAACACAAGAACATGATATTTGGATTCTGGTACAAACCAAGCAAAATAAAGGAGAAACCAAATTATCTTATAAAAAACCTTGGCAATAAATAACATCAATTTATCCAAGTTGACTGTCAGAAGACACCTAATTATCAAAAATAGTGTACTGTTACCAATGTCTTAAACCATAAGGAACGAATGTTGCTCTTCAAGAAGAAGCTATCATTAACTATCATGATAACATGATGGTACACTTTGTCTTGTAAAAATTACTTTGTTCATTTATCACTAACATTCTACTACATGAAATGCCACTTAAGGGAATCCATATGTTTTAATTCTTATTATCCAATTAATTCCCTAGAGTTTGGGAAACAGTATCCTGCATTTATATTCCTTTTTATCAAGTTTCAGTGTGGGTGAGATGCTATCTTTTGATTGTGTCGCACAATGGATGTACCCATTATATGGGCTTTTCCCATTGTCCTCTGATCAAAATTAGAGTATCTGAGATCAAAATGATTTAGTATTTTGTAAATGAAGTTGGACGCAGCAACATGTTCTACACAAGGTTTTCTCTACGTGAAATACAAGCTTATACATTCTGAATGGATGGAAATTAAATAGCAATATTCTATACCTTCAGGCAAAGATGCGCAGAAACGTCTTTATCAAAAACACCTAGTGCAATCACTGGAAGAGATGTGAAGGCAACACTGTAAAATGATATGAACCAATCGTTATAAGCAGGCTgtcctgaaaaataagcatgagccTCGAACCAGAAAAGAGTGAAGCCCATCGTTATATTTTTGTAGAAAAAGTAGCATATCTGTTGATAGAAAATCAAAATTAGAAGTAGGAATCTAACAAAAAATGATTAGAATTAAGTAACCACCCATTTCCAAGCAACACATTTTCCACTCTGGTTTTAAAGGATTTTTTAATACTACAATATAAACTAAAAAAGGGAATCTAAGTAGACAGActcccacaattctttttataaagCTGAAATAAGAATTTTCATGCCAAAATACTAAAAATGCAAAAAAATGTTACAATAGTGATACTTAATTGGTAGAATTTTCAAGTGCATAAAGAATAGACACCATATCATGAGAGGACTATAGAATATGATAACATAACATACAGTGTTCTTAAAAACACTAGGCGTCAAAAGGTGACAAGGTCTTAAAATGCTCGTGATGCTAGGCGCTCACCCAAGTGAAACGAGATGCTCTAGAAtattaagatataaaaaattaataatacaattatgaatatgattatataaataaaaatatgacattaaattgaaaatatctaaaataccaAGTCACATTATCCATCTTCCAATGACAAAAATGCCAAAAGACtcaaaacaataaagttttaCATCAAATATAATCATCATTATAATCAACATCATCATTCTCAAACTTATCatcatctttctcttcctcttatcCATCTTCATCAAGATAGGTTTCCTCCTCTTCAACAAAAACAAGAGATGAACTTGATGCTTTTGTACTCATTTTTGCCTTCgttatctgtcttgtatatgtctgTAATTCTCCAACACCTGAGGCTCTTGTCACATCTCCTCATGTTAAGCTATCATCTCCAAATACAAGTTCATCTTCGGCATCTTGCAAGTTCACACTCATTTCCCCCACCAACCAATCATTTGAATTATCAATATCTTGTAATGAGATTAGATCATTATTATTTCATAAATCATGATGAGTTTTCAATgtttgattatactttatataaatcaGATCATGTAATCATTGATGCTCTAACTGGTTTCTTATTTTTGTGTGAATCAAAcatatcatatgaattaaaaatatttattcgtgCCTTGCCTTACCTCGCTAAAGCGCCCGGGTGACTTTTTAAAACATTGATCACATACAAGTAACACTTCATTCTCTCAGTAACTCTAGGATTAGAAAGGAAAAAAGCAACTAAATAAGAGGAATGTGTAAATTTGAGACTTATGCATTGTGGTGTTCTATTAAATTCATTAATCCATAAATGTAAAGATATCTGCATCTAACAAATAGATAAATACATAAGAAGGTAACTGAGACATGCCAACACAGCTTTCCTTTGGACTTGGGATTCCAGACTGGTTGGAAGAGAATATATCAAACTTCAATGCCCCTAACTTCTACCCAGTACCAAGTAAGATGTATGCTCATATTCAACAAAGATCGTTCTATAGAAGCTGTGTTTCCAATTAGGCTTGAGTTACTTATCATCAGAAAGAAAATCCTAGTTCAGTTATGTGAAATACATTTTAGATCACAAAATAGAAATAAGTATTTTGAAAATGCTTTACCATGGCTGAAATCCGCCTGTAACACCAATGCCCATGAACAAGCAGCAACCGCTCCAAAAATCGAAATTGAGCTATTGCAAAGTCACTTGACATTACAGCCTGCAACCAAACATTTGTGACTTGAAGCAGCAAACATTATCATGCCTATAACATACAAAGTATAACTCAGATTTacataaatatgcatcaattatcTAATTAAATACACAATGATACGTGACCACATAGATGACAAGTAAAACCAGATTATATTTTCACCTAAAACAAGCATGTGCATATTACAAGTCCGAAGTCAagtcaaattaatatttattttcattttacaGCATGTTCAAGCTAATTACCACCAAGGACAAAGGATAACTTAATTTCCACTTCCTTTATCCTAAGCAAGCAGATTTGAAAAAATGCACAGGCTGGCCTACAAACAGAATGATGCAAAAAGATGTTTAAACACATACAAAGAGTTTCTTCtccttgtaaaagattgtaattCATATTGATGTCAATTTCAAATGGGGATATTATTCTACAAGTACAAGTGTAAGTATTCTTTAAAGCCATATGATTTTGGTCTtaatatttgttatctaatctctaATGTTCCATCTTTTTAAAAACTTAAGACAAGTTAAGCTATTCCATGGATTGTGTAAGTCTCCACATTTTACTTGGCAAGAAGAaaattgataagatcctaaaggtcttatcgtcgctctgataccaaatgataagaccctaaagtcttatcgtaataaagaaaagagaaagggatgatcacttcgaggggatcggcctccttgatcgcttcgaggggatcgaccctccttgattacttcgaggggatcggcctcctagggtttgtcaaaagacataatagtatttttcatagattaccgaaaagaagcagttacatccctatttatagagttccacccagagtccatcaggacttgaactctaataataaataaatattaaataaacctctacttgactctaactgaaccaaaccgactcaataaacaactaaactaaacagactcaataaacattattcaaaagctcataaaaaggatcctaacaaaaatatacaaaataaaataaacacaTGTATGAACAGGCAAATGTCAGTCATAAAGACAAACCTGCATGCCCTCAACCCCGCTAATACCAACGCCAATGTCAGCCTCTTGAAGCATACCAACATCATTGGCTCCATCACCAATTGCCAGTGTAGTTTTCCTTGTTCTCCATTTTACCAATCTGGTGACCTGCATTCCTAGGTTTCTCTTAGATGATTTTCGTACATGATAAAAGTAATTATTTAAGTATTTAAGCTTGATGAAAAACATACCAGTGCCTTCTGTTTAGGTGAAGTTCGACAACAAATAACAGATGCACAAGCAACTGCCAGATCTAGAAATGAATGCTCCAGACTTGTTGAGAGAGCAAAAGCCAGCGAATCACCGTCAATGATAAGAGCAAAGGGAACGTTACTTCCTTTCATTTTAGAAACATGTGACAATGCTTCACGTATTTGCTTGGCAACATTCTCATGTAAGCTCTAACAAGTATTGGAATTGTTAGAAATAATAAAGAAAaccataaaattatattttatgtttatCTCCACACCTTTTCCAGGGCATTCTTGTCCCCATCTTTCTTTAGCGCATTAATATCTGGGGTATCAAGCGTGATAACTAATTGCTCCATTCCTTTCCTTAGCAATTGGCAGGCAAACCTGCAAGGTCTACTAATTTACTCACGAGCAGATAGGCTGTCTCTCTAGTACAACTGAAGGTTGAGAAAAATTCACCCTATGTTGACTGCAGTTTCCAATTTATCACCAGTCAAAATCCAGATCTTGATTCCAGCTTCTGCAAGTTTGTTAATACACTCAGGAACCTGTACAATGAAGACAAGAATCAGACGTACTTCTGAAGCTGCAATTTTGATCcaaataattataatatccaTGAATGATTTGATTTGGAACCTTGACATAAAACTTTAGTAAGATCAAGATGGCCAAGCACATTAATTCCATAAAGACATGTGATTATCTGAATACTATCTAACTGCACATGACTTCCACTCTTTCATATGGCTAAGTTTTATCTACAAAAATTATGCTTGTGGGCGACCTCACTAGGTGAATGTGTTTCAGACAACAAACTAACAGAAAAACAATATTAACACAATGAATGGCCAAAAGCCACAAAAGTGAGCAGAGTAAAAAATCTAGCTTAGATACAGCTATTGTTTTGTTAAAAAAGAATAGTTTCTAATCTTAAATTTCAAAATTTACCCCCTTCTGTAATCTGTCCTCAACAGCTGTGGCACCTAAAAGGATCAAATCCCTCTCAATTCTGTCAGCTACTTCATCCACAATTGTATCATGATCAGCGTTGACTGAATTTTTTATCTTCACAAAATCATCATGCCATTGAATGTATTCTTCTGCACTTAGTATGCGGTATGCAACCGCCAATGTCCGTAAGCCTGCCTCTGAATAGTCATTGATGTGGCATTTGGTATTTGGTTCAAATACCTGCCCATTCTTGGCAAGCCTTTCAAAGATTACACTAAACcaatcagaaaaagaaaaaaagtgtgAGCTTAGGATCTAAAACCATTGACAAGATATTGTTAACTTAGTGCAGATTTAAGGACACAAACCTGTCGGCACCCTTGCAGAAAAGTAATAACTGGTTGCTCTCAGTCCTCACAATTACGGACATTCTTTTGCGAGCACTACTGAATTCTAAGGTATCGAGAAGTTCATACGTCCTAAAATTTggaaaaaaaagttataataaCAAAGAACAGAAGATGGATACCAATATATGAAGCTGCCATATTGAGTTAATTGATCAGCACCTATCAACCTTTCTGCCAATCTTTGGATCAAACTCATGCAAAGAGACGCTTGTCTGGGTTCGTCTGTAAAATTCAAAACCAAGTTCCCTTGCAGCTGTAACAAAAGATGCTTCATCTGGGGACTCAGCTTCATATAATATTTCATCAGATTTACTAACAACAGGAATAGCTGTATGGCAGATTGCTAACACATGAAAAAACTTGTGTATAACTTCTGAATTAGGTTCTCCAACCCATTGTCCATTCATTAACCGATCATCTCTGAAGCTGAAGCCTTTGGTTGACTTTTTGGATGTTCCTTCAGACTTGTGCCCCTCGAAAGCAGAAGGTGAATCATGACGTTCAAATGGTTCATACTGTATAATTCCTGAAGCAGCCTTCTCCATCTCACATGATCTACTTCCATAAGCAATACCAGCTATAGAACATTTCACAAACTCCATTGAGTTGCAAGTCAGCGTGCCAGTTTTATCTGATAGTATAGTATCAACCTGTCCAAGTTCCTCATTCAAATTTGATGTACGAGCACGTGCAGGCTTATCACTATCCTCGCAATACATTTCCTGATCATGGTCTATGAAGATACTTTGCAAAACCTTAACAATCTCTATGGATATATACAATGAGATGGGAATCAGGCACCCATATAGCATGAGGACTGTCAGAAAGTGGAAAAAGGCAGCCAACCCTGCTCTGTTAGGATCGAAGTATATTGATGAGTTGTCTGGTCTTAAATACCACCTATAGTTTCCAA from Musa acuminata AAA Group cultivar baxijiao chromosome BXJ1-3, Cavendish_Baxijiao_AAA, whole genome shotgun sequence encodes the following:
- the LOC135634962 gene encoding probable phospholipid-transporting ATPase 8 isoform X1: MAGERRPRSAHLFFEMGLVSRRRSRPPPADQSPGAGRGDAGYSRMVHCNDPASPQALELNYPDNSISTTKYTVANFVPKSLFEQFRRVANFFFLIVAFISFSPLAPYRAVSILLPLVVVVGATMAKEAVEDWQRKKQDIEVNNRKVKVYDGSFSLYQTEWKKLRVGDIVRVEKDEFFPADLLLLSTNHDDGTCYVETMNLDGETNLKRKQSLEVTSTLHNEDSFQNFKALINCEDPNEKLYSFIGILDYEGVQFPLNPKQILLRDSMLRNTQHVYGAVIFTGHDTKVMQNAMDPPSKRSNIERRMDKIIYVLFASLVFISSISSVFFGIKTKNETSVGNYRWYLRPDNSSIYFDPNRAGLAAFFHFLTVLMLYGCLIPISLYISIEIVKVLQSIFIDHDQEMYCEDSDKPARARTSNLNEELGQVDTILSDKTGTLTCNSMEFVKCSIAGIAYGSRSCEMEKAASGIIQYEPFERHDSPSAFEGHKSEGTSKKSTKGFSFRDDRLMNGQWVGEPNSEVIHKFFHVLAICHTAIPVVSKSDEILYEAESPDEASFVTAARELGFEFYRRTQTSVSLHEFDPKIGRKVDRTYELLDTLEFSSARKRMSVIVRTESNQLLLFCKGADSVIFERLAKNGQVFEPNTKCHINDYSEAGLRTLAVAYRILSAEEYIQWHDDFVKIKNSVNADHDTIVDEVADRIERDLILLGATAVEDRLQKGVPECINKLAEAGIKIWILTGDKLETAVNIGFACQLLRKGMEQLVITLDTPDINALKKDGDKNALEKSLHENVAKQIREALSHVSKMKGSNVPFALIIDGDSLAFALSTSLEHSFLDLAVACASVICCRTSPKQKALVTRLVKWRTRKTTLAIGDGANDVGMLQEADIGVGISGVEGMQAVMSSDFAIAQFRFLERLLLVHGHWCYRRISAMICYFFYKNITMGFTLFWFEAHAYFSGQPAYNDWFISFYSVAFTSLPVIALGVFDKDVSAHLCLKFPKLHQDGVQNIFFSWPRILGWMINGVCNALVIYYFTTHAIFHQAFRQDGHVAAYEILGVTMYTCIVWTVNCQLAIYLSYFTWIQHCVIWGSIIFWYMFLVVYGSFPSTISTTAYWVFREACASSPLYWLVILLVVVSALLPYFMYLNFQKTFFPKYHDLIQRLQVQKEN
- the LOC135634962 gene encoding probable phospholipid-transporting ATPase 8 isoform X2 yields the protein MAGERRPRSAHLFFEMGLVSRRRSRPPPADQSPGAGRGDAGYSRMVHCNDPASPQALELNYPDNSISTTKYTVANFVPKSLFEQFRRVANFFFLIVAFISFSPLAPYRAVSILLPLVVVVGATMAKEAVEDWQRKKQDIEVNNRKVKVYDGSFSLYQTEWKKLRVGDIVRVEKDEFFPADLLLLSTNHDDGTCYVETMNLDGETNLKRKQSLEVTSTLHNEDSFQNFKALINCEDPNEKLYSFIGILDYEGVQFPLNPKQILLRDSMLRNTQHVYGAVIFTGHDTKVMQNAMDPPSKRSNIERRMDKIIYVLFASLVFISSISSVFFGIKTKNETSVGNYRWYLRPDNSSIYFDPNRAGLAAFFHFLTVLMLYGCLIPISLYISIEIVKVLQSIFIDHDQEMYCEDSDKPARARTSNLNEELGQVDTILSDKTGTLTCNSMEFVKCSIAGIAYGSRSCEMEKAASGIIQYEPFERHDSPSAFEGHKSEGTSKKSTKGFSFRDDRLMNGQWVGEPNSEVIHKFFHVLAICHTAIPVVSKSDEILYEAESPDEASFVTAARELGFEFYRRTQTSVSLHEFDPKIGRKVDRTYELLDTLEFSSARKRMSVIVRTESNQLLLFCKGADSVIFERLAKNGQVFEPNTKCHINDYSEAGLRTLAVAYRILSAEEYIQWHDDFVKIKNSVNADHDTIVDEVADRIERDLILLGATAVEDRLQKGVPECINKLAEAGIKIWILTGDKLETAVNIGFACQLLRKGMEQLVITLDTPDINALKKDGDKNALEKSLHENVAKQIREALSHVSKMKGSNVPFALIIDGDSLAFALSTSLEHSFLDLAVACASVICCRTSPKQKALVTRLVKWRTRKTTLAIGDGANDVGMLQEADIGVGISGVEGMQAVMSSDFAIAQFRFLERLLLVHGHWCYRRISAMCCLHISSSDCTRCF